Below is a window of Lepisosteus oculatus isolate fLepOcu1 chromosome 8, fLepOcu1.hap2, whole genome shotgun sequence DNA.
AGACATTTTTTAAGCTTATattctaaaattgtttttttattatgagatgtacagtaagtcaaaAAATTCTGAGAACTAATCATTAGTTTGCATTTCATAGTTTTGTGTGAGTAGGTAGTATTTAATCCctttgtgtttttctgaaaGGCCTCTTTCTTTAACAGTGTGGGCTTTGCATCATATTCCTTTGGCATTTAGTGTTATCTTTCAAAAACACCTTTCAGAATTACTGTGGAAAAGACACTAAAATCTCCAGTTTTAATCTTGGGCTAAACTACAGAGGAGTTAATATCCTGTCTGTCACAGTGTGATTGGTTTTGTCAGACTGTATGTTTTATCAGTGTCTTATCAGAAAGAACATTATACAGTTCACTTCTGTTTTCCACTGTGGTCTGTTTGTTGTCACTCTTAAcacagtaaaaaatatatatatatatcactctGAGGGACAATCGAATGATCTTTGAGCagacaaagggaaaaaaaaccttactcacaaaaataaaagcattaccAGATTTCGAGTCCAGCTTGCATTTTGGAAGCAAACCAGTAAAGTTGATAGGTCCCAGACTTAGGAGGTGATGTAATGTTAGATGCACTTAAAGTGGTCTTCACAAATTAATACAGGTGTCCTCCACTGAGGATATTGTATTCAGTATATGCCCATTATATAAAGGAGCTCAGATCTCTGGTACTCTGGTAGAAAATGGACAATTTATCTGAATTTATCAATTTATCTGAAACCCCAAAAAATTATCCTCAGCATATTGTAAGGCAAGGGACAGGTGCGTTGGTTTGGCAATGTCGGTTGCAGCATGATGTAGAGGTGAACTTCCTGCACACAAAGGGACCTTCAGGATCATTTCCAATCCCTAACCATTCTGATCAAATCAGTGTAGATTTAGGAATATGTGCTGACATCGCTGAAGCCAACCACAGCAACTAGCAGAACACATATTGAGTCCTGAGGAGATAAGCGACGTATAAGAAAAGTAGTTCAAGTTGGTAGCTGtgccagcatgcgtaggctgcaaaggaacaagtaaaggtttattccatgctgaaaagagaagaaaagaaacactgtggaaccttcttcagttTTGTCCCCTGATAATAAGCAATGTAATTTAGTCTTCCTTCTAGAATGCATGaggttatgtttcttttcttctcttcacagcaaggaataaatctttacttgttactttgcaAAATATAAAACTGCCCTGGAACAGTAGCTACAAAGCAGAAGAGCACATTAAAAAGTGAGCCTCATAGACACATGCCTTCACTTGACCTGACTGATTTCAAATGGAATGTCCctactgacatacagtagcagcacaACATGGTACCAAGATGGTAAATATAGCTGAATGCCATTGTGCGTTGTTGCCGATTGAAATCTTTACTTTCTGCTGCAGTTCTGAATACCATGTAGACGATCCACCACGAATGGTTCTGGACAAACTGGAGAAGATCGGCTATCGTGTGGTGAGCATGACTGGAGTAGGCCAGACACTGGTGTGGTGCCTACACAAGGAGACACTgtgagctgtgcagatgttgGTGAATAATGGGTGCCCTGCCTTACCAATGGATTACCACAGACTAACTGCTGGATATTCTTGTGCTGTACATGTGATCTTACATTCTGCTGAAGCTCTGGTGATTTGTATTACacaatacataaaaaaataattacttttttgaTACTTGCATCCAAATGATTTTTACCTCATAGATCCTAGAAGGGGGGCTAAATTATATTGTTCTTATTACCAGGGGAAACTGTTGCTGGGTGGAATTTAAAATTCGTTTTAAGGTACAAgtagtatttttaatttgttttggacACATTGTGTTCACTTTAGTCAGCAGTTAATTCTTGGCACTGGATTCTCAGTGGAAAGGACTTGAAGATTCCCTCTGGAAGCCTATTAATCCTTCCTATAATGTGTATGACTAGTTCTAGAAAAAAACCAAAGGTGTATTTTTGTCTTCTTGGCTTCAGAAGGATGGGGTGGTTCACAGGCTTcaaaattacacatttttttcaaaacacattttgaaggaGATCTGTGTAATAAAAGAGCCAGTTCAAATGTTAGTTTCTGTTATCATCAGTGGGAACAGCCACAGTTCCTGTGACACAGTGACATAGCCAAAGCTTGAATTACCTGTCACAAGGAATTTGAACACATTGTAAAGTTCAATGTTCACACATAAAGTTCATGACAAATTCTATGGGCCTTAGTGGCTAATGTTTGTGGCTAAGTGGAAATGTTTCACACCTATTGGATATTTCTGCAGATAGCCACTAAGGTTCTTGGTGTGAGGTCATCTCATGCCACACATCTCGGCCCCACAGTTAGAAACaagtacgtactgtatatatatgatgCAGATGTTTCACAGAATAACTACATTCCACTGCAGAAACATAGTTTATGTCCATTACTGTTTAAGAAATGTTGTCTGGATAATGACACTTTCCCCAGCTTGCAAAGTCTCTTCGTCATAAATAAAGACTATCAAACCTATAACTACATTTCTGTTTAGTATACACATTAAGTAGAgcacaaaatgaaatgtattctcTAATAATCAACAGAGCATAgtgtgaaagtcattcaaatatGTCTGTTTTGGACTGTTGTCTTTAACAATGATGTAATTTAAATCACATGTGTTATTCCCAGTTGTGTGCCTGTCACCATCATCTAGAAATTAAGGTTGAGTTCAATACATTCTCAATGTGATAAAGTGTGAGATTGAGATGGAGACTgtataaaattacattaaatgtaaaaatgtaataaattagtTTTGTCCTTTATAAGCTGTTTCTTGTTTTATACATATTATTGCTTCATCATCTTAGTACATTTAATGACAGCATTATTTTGACCATATCACAAAATAGTCTTTCTGAACACAGAAGCAAATAGTCAATATAagcctattttttaaaattccaattacagtacattttaacctgtaaaaCTGCTTCAGATAGAAGGTATTTAATGTTTAGATGAAAAGGTGATAAAAGACTGCATAAATGAAAGTTTGAAAAAGCACTTTGCAGAAAATATCAGTCTTACAGAGATTTGAAGAAATGAATATGTGtccaggaattgaaaaaaaaaaaacaaagggtaCAGATAGTCAGAGGCTATTTTGCTCATTTTACTTCTTGATCAGAGGTCTCAACCAGGGGCATCTGAAAGAGCGCTAGTCTCTTTGAAAAGAATACACAACATTGGCCAAatgcaatttaacatttttgtctTGCTGATAACACAGCCttctatcattttaaaatttcgCTTCACAAGGCAATAATGCACTGAAGAACTTCAAATAATTGAACATCAAAATTGGTCAATAGGAATACCCATACATTCACAAGGACATGGTGCAGTTGATGACCTCACACTTGCTTTGCACTGGATTTCTGAAGTGGGACACTATAGCCAATAATACTACTGTACAGAACAAGACTTGATAGGCAGATGTCTTTTGGAAAACTTTGATGTACATCCTAGGCCAAAAAATTTTTTGCAAACCTCAAACATTCAGTAACTGTAATTATGAAAATTACAATTTCTTACCAGGATATGATTTTTGAATTGAAACTAGTCTTTTCTTAAACTAAAGGGTTTATTTATTTACCATGTCAAATTTGTTTGGTGATATAATGGCGCATGCAGTAGAAATGAATAACTGTACCCAAAGTTTGCTTAGGGCAAGTAAGGGGGTAATTAGaataatgtaattaaataattgGATAACAATTCAACAAGGACAGTTTTTCagcattcctgtcctagaaaaTGCTCTGAAACATTCTGTGTTTAGTAGTTTAATACTTCAGCACAAGATATCCTGTCACAATTAAAAGAGACTTCAGAGGACGTAGACAAATTGTTGATACTCATCCATCTGGTGAGGGTTGCAAAATCATTCCTAAACATTTGAGgctctgttttaaacatttaccatttacacagtatttaaatagaaaatattcaAGACCATGGTGACTTTTCTAAGACAGGTCGTTCTGCCAAGATGTCCCCAAGAGCAACCTGGAAAATCATGTGGCAAAGAACCACAGGGTAATGTATGAGGATGTGCAGGCCTCTCTCACTGTAGCTGAAGCCAGTGTTCAAGCCTAAGCCTTCAGGAAAAGACTGGGCTGAAATGGTTTCATTGGAGGACAGCCAGGAAGAAACCATtgctctttaaaataaaacattgctgCCCATGTCAGGTTTGCCAAGGACCACCTGGATGACGAGTCAAAGGTCGAACTTTTTCACCACGTGACAAACTTTTTGTGTGGCAAAAACCAAAAACTGCTTTAAAACAGAAGAATCTCATCCCAACCGCCAAGCATGGTAGCAGGGCTATTTGGGGGCAGATTTGCTGCCTCAGGACCCAGAAGGCCTGCCATGACCCACAGAACAATAAATTTGATGTTCTATCAGTATGTTCAGGAGTGAGGCCATCCATTTTTCAACTGAAGCTGAGCAGAAAGCGAGTCATACATAAAGACAATGAtcctaaacatactgtacaagcagaTCCACAACAGAAAGGCTGAAGAagaaatttacatttttgatTGGCCAAGTTAAAATCCAGACATAAACCCTATTGAAATGTTATGGTagtatgtaaaataaacagTTCATGCATGAAAACTCAAAAATATTACCAGCTGGAAGGACGAATGGGCCAAAATTCGTAGGTCAATGTGGAAAACTGATAAACTGTTAACAGAAAACATTTAGTTGAAGTCATTGTTGCTCAAAAAGATGCCACCAGTTTCTCAGTTCACACTTATTTACATAGGGATACTATTGGATAATTTTGTTCATTAATCCaaacattttgtgtttatatacagtataatatcaggttattttcatattttattaagaCATTTATGTCTATTAATGTTTTAGGTCTACAATATAATACTGACCAACCTGGgggttcacaaacattttctcagCACTGTGTGGAGAATCCATAGTTCCTGTAAGATCACAAAACCAAAATGAAATCCCAGGTCAAACAAGCGAACCTGTCGTGAGATTTGCTCTTGGCTCAAGTTAAACTAAAGGAAACTAAACTAGGGAACTAAAGGACTTCCTAGAGGACAGCAAGTTTATTGAGGAGTCCTAGTTAAGGAGCTAAAGGGATCTTTTCTTGCTGCTGGAGGATTCGGTTTATAATTTATGATGCAAATGAATCAGAGAAATGAATGTCCCTTTGGACAGAAAGTGAAACCTCTGGAGTGGCGAAGCAGTTGTAGCCAACCTCTCTGGGTGGTTACATTAGAAGAAAATTTGTAAGTGACTTTCTGCCAGTTTTCGTCTGAAAGAAGAGCCAAAATCAATTGGCCTTGCTTGGTGGTTTGCTTCATTAAATACCGTGACTTGGCTGAAAAGTGGCAGTAATTTCCATCAACGGTAAAATTTTTGTCAAAGGAAATGAAACTTTAGGTTTCATTCTCCACTGAACTGGCAGGTTCAAAGTGGAGGATGCACAGAATATGGAATGGAAGATTAAAACGATTTTTCCTCTGGCTTAATTTTCTGAAATGGCAAATGCTGGCagagaaatgtgtttcttcGAGAATACATGTGattccatttcttcttttactgtaatttgAATTGGGTTATGTTTTTGGTTATGAAGAATATAAAAAACCCAATCATCACAACACAAATAGAACCACCTAGAAAAAAATTGTTAACATACTGGAGAACACTGATTTGCATCACAGATGTGAGCTGTTTTAACAGATTGCTGGATATTGAAATGCGAAAGATTGAATattgatggaaatgtttaaGATAGTTCCAGCAATATCAACTTAAGTAAAGGTGGTGGCATATTATTGGTATAAGTTAGTTGCAACTAACATGTTGTTGAAAGGATAATTGAATGATGAATTTGGTCATATATGGACTTGCTACATGATGTAAATCATAGTATTGTgatgattttaataaaaaaaaagcctcAATACCAATGGATTCAAAATCACTCTTTGGGTTCAAAGCTAAAGTTATGCACAGCACCAATCAATTCTGAGAACGTCTTTCAAAATTTCTtaattactaaagtaaatgtgGGTGGACAatcaatactgtacatgtggtgAACGGTTGAATACAAAATTGTCTATGTAGCATATCAGGCTAGACAACAAGTCAAGTGTGAAGGATTACAAATGCTTGGCTAAAATATAAGCAGGGAATAAAGCAGTCATAGCGAATCCAGGGGGTTCTAGCAGTGGTGTAAATCTTCAATCCTCTAACACAACGGGGATTTTGTGGAGCGTCTCCCCATTCATTATTCACAGGATttgcttaattattttttgataaCTTTTGGTatcaacaagtttttttttttccacgtaAATCCCAtttttgaattcaaaatcctaAAGATGCCCACCTTGCAGAGCTCAATCCACACAAGTACTGACGTGCCTTTTCAGGAAAGTAAGCACAGCTCCCGAAGAGCAGTCTCATAGCAACAGCTCCCAGGCACTCATCAAATGCCAAGGACTGCCACTGCCACCTGGGGCTGCTTGGTCATAGTTACCCCACGAGAGAACCCAGCTCCAAACTGGACAGGTTTGGTCTGCAGGGCTCAACATGGGATCCAGTAAGCAATTTGACTCGTTGAGCtcaattacacattttaacatctttttttcaaactcttttcCACATATTATTTaacagatgcatttcagcactAGCCTTTTAAAatcagtaaaacattttaattgaatatCATTTCCATCAGACTGAATGTTTACAGTCATAGGGGTTAATTCCATGCACAGATATATACAATAAGGAATTCTACAATTTTTGTTGCATATCTATCTCCCCAAGAGAAGCATGGCAAATGATTTAAGCAGTGCAGAAACACAAAGGACATTATAAAGatacacaaaataaatcaaaaagaACTATTCAATGAGGGAGAAATTTGCTCTTGGCTGAAATTAtagaactgaaaaaataaataaggaacTGATTTGCAATATTAGTCTGGAGGATTAAGAAATCCAAATTGGAGGAAATCCCAAAAAGCAGTTTTTACTCTTTTCATAACAGCAAGAACTCTTCTGACAGGCAGTAATGAAATGATAACAGTCCTGGGACTCAgtgtacaaaataataatcagttCCATCAAAGGGATTTTGCAATAAGTGAGGAAGTAATTGCACTGATATATAATCTAACGAAGAACCTGACTGGGCCCCTTTTTATTTCACTCTTatatatgacatactgtaactttcTACAGTGCTTCAAGTCACCATGTCTGTAAACCATCACTCAGTAGCCTTTCCCAAAGGGAGCTGGGGAATGAAACATTTAACACCACCGTTTTATACCTACAATGCTTCTAGCTCATAAGTCATGGAAAGCTCCCAAAATGGCTTAATCAGTAAAGGTAGCTTTGCACAGTGTGCAAGCTGAGCCCCAAAGTCTAGACATTATAAGGTTCAAGCTTCGGCAATGTAATGAACACACAGGAACAGTGATTCCCCAAGATGTAGAGCACTGTCAGGTTATGCAGGTTATGCTTTGAGTTTGGCATGTTTGACTTGGTATGCATTAGAAACCCCCACCAGGAACCTGCCAGGTGCTTGTAAGCTTGCAATGTTGTCACCTAGAAGACTACTGCTCCTCAAATTGGTGATAACTCTCCTCAAATGGCTCTCTAGCGTTGACTGTGTGTGAAATCATGAGCAGTTCAACAGTGGGCATGTCAGAACAGTGCTCCCAGATATCATTCTTGTCATGCCGGTGCAGAGAAGTAGGAGCAAGCACTGATAAATGATGGGCAATTCCAAattctaaagacatactgtataaacagccATAATCTTTGCTGCGTTAAGGTAACATACTGGATCATagagtgtgcaaaaaacaggtTCCTACGACttgtttttacacatttatttatcAGTATGCCAACAAAGTATGAAATCACTTgatccatacagttctgtgcttttaaaaaaagaagagctTTATTGAACTAGAGGCAGAGAGTCCTGCGGGCTAGGGGCGTGCTGCTTCCTCTTCGTCCTCCCTCTGCATCTGCTCAATAAGCCGCTGTCTCTCCGCCGCCTGGCGCATCCGCATCAGCACCACGCTCTCGTAGTCCCGCTCGGTGAGAAGAGAACCCTGCAGGGGccggaggagagagagacgcaATCGTTGACGGCTCTCAGACACAAGTACTTTGAAAAGACCCAAAACATTCAGCATTCAGAGACCAGAGAGAAACAGGCTTCTGCTAGACAGCCTACAGTATCTCAACAAGATCTCAACAAGAGTCCAGAAAAGCTGTGGTTTGTGGTTACAGGTCCTTGGATTTACAATTTAAACCACTATGGTACCAAGAGAACCACTACAGAATATTTTTACTTAATGATAAAAGTTATGAATCAATGTAAACTATGTAAAAGAATAACATTTAGCCAATTAGTAAGCTATTATGtgtaaataaagacaaaa
It encodes the following:
- the gchfr gene encoding GTP cyclohydrolase 1 feedback regulatory protein yields the protein MPYVLISTQIRLETGPTMVGDEYSDPTLMNYLGARKTTMLGNNFSEYHVDDPPRMVLDKLEKIGYRVVSMTGVGQTLVWCLHKETL